Proteins from a genomic interval of Treponema brennaborense DSM 12168:
- a CDS encoding helix-turn-helix domain-containing protein: protein MGEREYGKFLKHLRINNEEMLQDMAQKLDIKSSYLSAIESDHRDIPVDLTEKISKVYNLSEEDRQKLHQAELERDRKAVQLDLEKIKDNVLAKETVLSFANRFSSLTDEQLSAIQDILNKKEEVCYRIDCEK from the coding sequence ATGGGTGAAAGGGAATACGGTAAGTTTTTAAAACATCTCAGAATCAATAATGAAGAGATGCTGCAAGATATGGCACAAAAACTGGATATAAAATCTTCATATTTAAGCGCTATAGAAAGCGATCATCGTGATATTCCGGTTGATTTAACAGAGAAGATCAGTAAGGTTTATAATCTTTCAGAGGAAGACAGGCAAAAGCTGCATCAAGCGGAGCTTGAGCGGGATCGTAAAGCGGTGCAGCTGGATTTGGAAAAAATAAAGGATAATGTACTTGCAAAAGAAACAGTGTTGTCGTTTGCAAATAGGTTTTCGTCATTAACAGACGAACAGTTATCAGCCATTCAGGATATTCTGAATAAAAAAGAGGAGGTCTGTTATCGTATTGATTGCGAAAAGTAA